Genomic segment of Pochonia chlamydosporia 170 chromosome 1, whole genome shotgun sequence:
CATCCAACGGAACCTTATCAAGCATCCATGGCATTCAGCGAACTTGCTCCGTCGAGCTCGGGCACCATGGATAATCGTGCCTCCGTTGGGAGCCTAATCGATCTCGACATGAGTTTCGCAGACTCTGGGACAGATTATACCCGACCGTCGACTTCTCATTCAGACGTTGGTTCCATAAGCGGCTCAGAAATGGGCGGCGCAAACCCATTCGAACTTGAAAAACACGCATCGTTATATGTCATGCCCAATTCCGTCCGAGAGCCTTCCATCTATGTGTCTGACGAATCTGATTTTGCCCACACTCTGGCCGAATACCCCGAGCAACAGTCAGACAATGAGCAATCGCAGCGAGATGATCAAGACTCCCAGCAAAGTTACCCGCCCTCGCGACCATACTCTCTCAGCGAATTCGCAGACATGGATCCCGAAGATATGACTCCTCAACAAACAGTAGGGCCCAGCGTTTCAACCTTCCCCTCTACCTTTCAAGACCCTCCCGCGGAACCTACGCTCAACCAGCCTCCCGAGCCATACCAAACGCCTCAGGATACGGCCTTACCACTCTTGCCTGTTGCTCCTTCGCCGCATGTCATGCAAGGCCGGGCATCAGCAGACGATGTCAAGAATGAACTACGCCGACTAGCAATAAGCTTGGGAGATCATCTGAACCACGCAAATGCCTACCTGAACAGCCTACCCGTGCGACGGGGGAGCATAACACGATTAGAACCAGTCAGTGACGGAAGCTGAATCTCATCTTCTCTTCTCAGTCTTTTTTTGTATGACAATATGGATAAAAAGTTGGGCTATGTACTATGATTTATGAGATTGAAAAGGGACACGAGCTGTTTATACGGACGCTCATCTATGGAGTCAAATGTTTTCACCTAGAAGGATTGTAGGTAATAGGTGTATGTAGGCGTTTCTTCTATTGtatttgttgttgttctgAGAACACTTCGCGTGCTGGGTCACGTATTTTGATAGAAAACGCACTATCCTGTTTTCCCACTACTTGTGTGTCCTGTGGTATCAATTGTAGTCTAATTAAAGCCAATCAGGTCCCCCATCAGCAAGGCCTGATACTTCTCAATAGCTTCACCCAATTTGATCAACACCCCCGCAGCCAGCATCTTGACATCATTCTCCtcgccgccatcatcgccccTCGTCCGCTCAAAAACATTTGATACCCACTCCCGTGTTTCTACCACCTCTTTCCCCTGCTCTTCACATATCCGCCGCATATTATCTTCGTTCACCTCCAGCAACACTGACATGGCTACTAGCCATCCTTTAAGCGCGCCCATGTCCCCTAGCACATGGACTCTCACGCGTAATAGCAGATCCCACAACTCAGACGTCATCTGCGGGAGAGACAGTGTCGACGGCCCAGCCgcattgacaatgatgctCAGTGTCTGGAGGTACAGCGCTAGCATGGAGTGATTCAGAACGACGGGCTTGGAGGACCGTAATGCGAATTGGAAGTGTGCTGTGAGCGGGGAGAAGAAGTAGGTTCCTAGGATGGCGGCAGTGGTGTTGGGAATGGCACGGATGCGCGGTTTGTTCCGGGACTTGGATTTGTATCGTGCTGAGAAGGTTTGTAGTTTTAGGGCGTCGGGGCCGGTGTTTATGTCGGCGGCTTCGGCGGCGAGGGGGCCGAGGAAGGAAGATGTCAGGGAGTGGGTGATGCTGTCTAGGGCGTTTGGAGGAAGGGCTTTGAGATTTGACGAGGGTTCGGTTGTGGGGTTGTTGGGCTCGAGGTACAGTTGGTGAATCTTTTCGGGGAGTTGTTTTGACGGgaaggatgaggatgatttgTATCGCGAGGTCTCGAGGCCGGCTAGTTCTCTGGCTGAGAGGCCGAGGGTGACGAGGACGGAGGTCCGTTGGGAGAGGGAGTAATCGCCTTCGAAAAAGGTACGGGCGAACCATGGTGCCATTGTTTTGGGCTGCGCAACTACGAGGGCAATCATACTTTGAAGTCGTAGATCTTCAAAGTTTTCGATTTCGAATTTATCCTGGATGCCGACTAGGAGGCGGGCGATTTCTTCGGCGTGGGAACTGACTTCCGTGCCGTAGTTGGCTTTTCGGCGAATGAGAACTGGTGCAGTTTGCACTCCGAGTTTCTGCTTGTCGTATGATTCTGAGTCGCGGAGGAAGGTGATGAGGTCGCGGATGTAGACGGGCggtttgggtttgttgcGCTGAACTAGGGTTGGGTCATCGTCTGAGTCTTCGTCATctgaagacttggctgcagtGGGGAGATCGTCGTCCGAGTTGTCAGAAGAGTCGATTTCTTCAATGATGGCCTTGGGGGCTGGTTCGCTGACGACGGGTTtatgtttttgtttctttttcgGTTGTGGTTTTGCGGCTTTTCTGGAGAGAGGCTTCGATGGGGGTGGCTGTGAGAACTTTGAAAGGAGTGGTTCAACCGGCCCAATGGCGTCTGATACTTTGGTTAGGCCCTTGAGCCATTGTCCTTCTTCTGTTGCCGTTTCCTCCGTATGGAAATCGAGTTTCTTGGTGTGATTATCCTGTATGGCGGATAGCGCTTCTCCGACACACATGCCTAACAAGCGAGCGCGGTTATTAGTTGAAGCTATTCGGTTAGATATTGTTGTTAGATAAGCTCCGGAACGAAGAAGCATGGTTAGCTTTATCGGAGAAAGCTTGGCTACATATCCTGCACTCAGCAGTAATACCTGGGCGTGAGCTGGAATGATTGTCAGTTGGCCATAACTTGCTGTAGCAGTTGCCAATGCTCACCCTCTTGCTGCAAAATAGCAGTGTGTTTGATGTACAGCTGGTCACCGAACTGGTTCAAACTCTTTTCAAACACCGACGTAATGGTCTCCTTGTCATTTGCCAAAACAGCAATTACAGCTCGTCTAATGCCGATCCCATCGCCGAGGCCAGCGCCTGACGGGCTACAACACCAATTCAAAAGGTGTGTCTTGCGACCTGGATCGTTTTGTGCCACGGCGTTGACTatgccagcaacagcagagATATTGTCATTTGGCTTTGTGTCGTCCAACTCCAGTCTGTTCAAGAACTTCTGTGACAGATATTCCAATAAGATATATACCACCTTCTTGGATGCCTGTGGTTGATGAAGACAGACCTTGGCGAACAATGTTGGAGATGCGTTTTGTGACAGTAAAAGCTGGTCAATAACAGTAGTCACCAAGGTTTCTGCGTGATGTTAGCTGACGCATTCCAGTGGTTGAAAACTTCATCTCACCTGAATATCCCAAGGACAAAGACCGCTGAAACGCATCAAAACAAGCCTGTAGTTCAATACCCTCGGGTTGAATCTTGGCCCATGATGCGGTATTTTGCCCTATCCACTTGGTATACTCACGACCATCGGCAAGCCATTGCGCACTACTCGGCGTTTCTTCCCGTCCAATTATCCCCGATGCCTCAGCAGAAACAGATATAACCCGCCCACCTGTAATTAATGAGATAAAACTTTGCGACTGTACTTTTTTAGACGTGGCATCTGCTAAATCCGTCGTTGATGATTCCCAAATTCCTCGGATCGAGTCGTTCCCATCCAACAGTGCAGACAAGAGATCCAAGAATATGCCAAGGTGTAGATGAATATCTGGCCGCTTCACATCTCCTTTGGTGAGTTTCGACTCCTGAATGAGAGCTTTGATGTGTCCCACTACTGCGTTGATACCGGCAACGCTCCGCAGGCACTTGACCAGTCTTGTCGCATCGACcgatgccgaggaagaagttggctCGTTTGCCGAGGACCCTTCCCGCAATACAGTCCAGTAGTTTGTTGTGATTTCTGAAACCAAAGCGTGAATGATGGCAGCGCTCTTGGGGCTGGGGACATGAATGCTAAAGTCAGAAACGACTTTCTCGGTGAGAAACCGAAGGACATTGATCAGGGAGTCGTAATCGGGTTGGCTCTTCAGTATCGCCAACGCATCATCCGCAGATTGAACCTTTGACGGTTTCAGAACCTCTGTGGCTGTCGCGGCTGGTCGAGCTTCCACCAAGAGCGGTTGCTCATCTATCTTCTTGCGCAGGTTCCTCGTGCTCACTGGTGTGAAGAGCTCATCCATTTTTGCCGTTGGCAGCAGCCCAGCGAACTCTGGTCACCAGGGCTCATGAGTCTGATGACATGAAGATTAATGCCGTTGTCGGTATTTATCGCGGTATTGCAGCTACACCTAGAAGCGAATAAGTATTGGTCTGTGGTTGAATGAATTTGACCATGAGATCAACCAGCTGGAAGAATCACTGCCCCACCTTCACCGAGCTCACCGAACCTCCACGACATACAAAGGGCAGGCATCCACACTCTCCAACCTCACCTCATGAGGATTGTAAAGCATAGAGGGACTGGACCGCAAGACAAATTTCAAAATGAGCGCGGCTACTCAAACCGCGCCAGGCGCTCGGGTCGTAAATGAGGAAGCAAGATGGTTCGTGGACAATGACAACTAAACGGCCACAAACCTGAGACGAACGACCAGACTGATGACTGAGCAGGAAGTATCTCGATCATATTCGACGGACTCCCGGTCCATTTACCGACCCAGACGCAACATCAGAAGAATTCCTAGCCCAATTTGAGAAGATGAAAGTCCTGTTAGTTCCACCCCAAATCACCAACCCATACAACCATCCAAACTAACATGTTGCAACCCTCAGCGTCATGTACGTTTccctccccatcaaccacatcacaTCACTCACCATCCCCCCAGCGGCGCAGGAGGCTTAGGCTGCGAAATCCTCAAAAACCTCGCCATGTCAAAGTTCAAAACAATCCACGTAATCGACATGGGTACGCCTCTCATCCCCCCTCCTCAGACAGCTCCCTAACtcgcccaccagacacaatcgACATCTCCAACCTGAACCGGCAATTCCTCTTCCGCAGCTCAGACGTAGGCAAGTACAAAGCCGAAGTAGCCGCGCGGTTTGTGGAAAACCGCGTAAAAGGCGTCAGCATCACACCGCACAACAAGAAGATCCAAGACTTCGACGAGACCTTCTACAAGCAATTCCAGCTCGTCATCTGCGGGCTCGACTCCGTCGAGGCGCGGCGCTGGATCAACGCCATGCTCGTGTCTATCgctgaagaaggcgaagacgacCCGGACAGCATCAAGCCGCTCATCGACGGCGGCACAGAAGGCTTCAAGGGCCAGTCGCGCGTCATCTTCCCGTCCATCACGTCCTGCATCGAGTGCCAGCTGGACATGCATGCGCCCCGGGCCGCCGTACCGCTCTGCACAATCGCCTCTATCCCGCGGCAGCCAGAGCACTGCATCGAGTGGGCGCACATTATTGcgtgggaggaggagaagccgTTTCCGAGCCTGGACAAGGATGACCCCGAGCACGTCACATGGCTGTATGAGAAGGCGCTTGCTCGAGCGCAGGAATTTGGTATCCAGGGTGTAACTTACTCCTTAACCCAGGGTACCATCAAGAACATCATCCCGGCGATAGCGTCGACAAACGCCATCATAGCAGCGTCGTGCTGCAACGAAGCGTTCAAGATTGCAACTAATTCTGCACCCTGTCTTGGCTTCGAGAACAATTACATGATGTACTCTGGCAATGACAGCATCTACACGTACACCTTTAAGCACGAGAGGAGGGATGACTGCCCGGTGTGCGGGAGAAAGGCTCGCCCGTTGGAGGTCGATCCCAAGAGCACGCTGCAGGAGCTATTGGACTCCTTTGCTGTCCGGCCGGAAGCgcagctgaagaagccgtCTATACGGGCGGAGGGGAGGACGTTGTATATGCAGTTCCCGCCGgggttggaggagcagaCGAGACCTAATCTGGGCAAGACTATTACAGAGTTGGGATTAATAGATGGGCAGCAGGTCGTTGTTACTGATCCGGCATTTCCGCTAGAGTTTAACTATTTCTTCAGGTTTAAGAAGACCTACTAGGTAGCTGTGTTTCATGCGCAAATGCAGAATAAGGAAGAGCACTAGACCAGCCGGGTTCATCTCCTTCAAGGATAAAGGAGAGTCTACTTCAGGCATTGATGACGGAACGACACATAAATGCAACCTTTGCGTAAACATGCAAAAAGCAGCAGAGGAATTTGCAGCAACAGAGGCACGGGACACGAACATATATAGCATCATGGTATCATCCCATTTTGTCTA
This window contains:
- a CDS encoding telomere length regulation protein (similar to Cordyceps militaris CM01 XP_006667463.1), whose amino-acid sequence is MDELFTPVSTRNLRKKIDEQPLLVEARPAATATEVLKPSKVQSADDALAILKSQPDYDSLINVLRFLTEKVVSDFSIHVPSPKSAAIIHALVSEITTNYWTVLREGSSANEPTSSSASVDATRLVKCLRSVAGINAVVGHIKALIQESKLTKGDVKRPDIHLHLGIFLDLLSALLDGNDSIRGIWESSTTDLADATSKKVQSQSFISLITGGRVISVSAEASGIIGREETPSSAQWLADGREYTKWIGQNTASWAKIQPEGIELQACFDAFQRSLSLGYSETLVTTVIDQLLLSQNASPTLFAKVCLHQPQASKKVVYILLEYLSQKFLNRLELDDTKPNDNISAVAGIVNAVAQNDPGRKTHLLNWCCSPSGAGLGDGIGIRRAVIAVLANDKETITSVFEKSLNQFGDQLYIKHTAILQQEAHAQVLLLSAGYVAKLSPIKLTMLLRSGAYLTTISNRIASTNNRARLLGMCVGEALSAIQDNHTKKLDFHTEETATEEGQWLKGLTKVSDAIGPVEPLLSKFSQPPPSKPLSRKAAKPQPKKKQKHKPVVSEPAPKAIIEEIDSSDNSDDDLPTAAKSSDDEDSDDDPTLVQRNKPKPPVYIRDLITFLRDSESYDKQKLGVQTAPVLIRRKANYGTEVSSHAEEIARLLVGIQDKFEIENFEDLRLQSMIALVVAQPKTMAPWFARTFFEGDYSLSQRTSVLVTLGLSARELAGLETSRYKSSSSFPSKQLPEKIHQLYLEPNNPTTEPSSNLKALPPNALDSITHSLTSSFLGPLAAEAADINTGPDALKLQTFSARYKSKSRNKPRIRAIPNTTAAILGTYFFSPLTAHFQFALRSSKPVVLNHSMLALYLQTLSIIVNAAGPSTLSLPQMTSELWDLLLRVRVHVLGDMGALKGWLVAMSVLLEVNEDNMRRICEEQGKEVVETREWVSNVFERTRGDDGGEENDVKMLAAGVLIKLGEAIEKYQALLMGDLIGFN
- a CDS encoding NEDD8 activating enzyme (UbaC) (similar to Neosartorya fischeri NRRL 181 XP_001260832.1), with the translated sequence MSAATQTAPGARVVNEEARWKYLDHIRRTPGPFTDPDATSEEFLAQFEKMKVLVIGAGGLGCEILKNLAMSKFKTIHVIDMDTIDISNLNRQFLFRSSDVGKYKAEVAARFVENRVKGVSITPHNKKIQDFDETFYKQFQLVICGLDSVEARRWINAMLVSIAEEGEDDPDSIKPLIDGGTEGFKGQSRVIFPSITSCIECQLDMHAPRAAVPLCTIASIPRQPEHCIEWAHIIAWEEEKPFPSLDKDDPEHVTWLYEKALARAQEFGIQGVTYSLTQGTIKNIIPAIASTNAIIAASCCNEAFKIATNSAPCLGFENNYMMYSGNDSIYTYTFKHERRDDCPVCGRKARPLEVDPKSTLQELLDSFAVRPEAQLKKPSIRAEGRTLYMQFPPGLEEQTRPNLGKTITELGLIDGQQVVVTDPAFPLEFNYFFRFKKTY